One Thunnus albacares chromosome 12, fThuAlb1.1, whole genome shotgun sequence genomic region harbors:
- the lamc2 gene encoding laminin subunit gamma-2 isoform X2 translates to MWGESGLQCINCEGNFEGLQCERCKDGFYQQTGEVNCMPCDCNTIGSVSATCDSGGRCSCKEGVTGDKCNSCPDGPIGPDGCRQRRQTREAAGSQSPPCFCYGHSSRCSAQSGYSAYNITTTFADGPDGWRAATAHGVTPHDVHFRWSPKHQDLEVISKNSLPVYLYAPAPYLGNQLLSYGQKFIFSLRLDRGVRHPSTNDVILEGAGGLRVSASLGDLRSIVPCGQKITYSFRLDERPGSRWRPQLSSFQFQTLLQDITAIKIRATFGENGRGYLDNVKLESARRGSGVPAGWVQTCTCPRGYEGESCERCAAGFRRTTPADGAFSSCEPCNCRGGSCDPQTGDCYSADETPGDRSCSEGFYRDPLPQACVKCPCPEGVSCSLPAGSLSPRCDLCPPGTTGSRCDVCEEGFYGDPGRGDSVRRPCRPCQCNGHIDVSVAGSCDRNSGECLKCVNNTRGRSCETCRPGFYHRRPTDACKPCDCDVAGSESRQCDDSGRCRCRPGFEGSRCERSNCPACFSPIKVKMEAYAAKLQELQRLFSEMDGGLKPTNSAEMEATLRAMDELVNDMQDSTKQLTEMEEDLKAQLSSISRSQLTVGQDIQNMAVAADDIKQRQQTYKTMVETVQTLTEEMRRKLEEAKTKLQSAEFPLGDAPLGSNFLSSLVQTAMSLADKHQTKADAVERSANEALSDSEKSLSLVRTLMNKENKVKELIGDLKTTYDQISAQAKGLENQATRLSGEARDESKMADGMLKDIADMERDVPSPLKEELDAMVTRLDGLKEAVDGSIQGYEALQDSVQRDKAATENLLAKGKSAQQEFDKLRDRVDIAKVDTEGALQRITNNMGELEDALNTLKGFDQQIDGSRSLADAAIERLPAINATIQQAVNNNAETLSVLGDVSDDYNNALGTINLLEDLVNNLEGAVGSLPSHAGLANEATKLNQDATGLRGDAATTARDLALELDNARGQEADAQEAAVGAAAAFNNARDAKDAVGKTLRDISSMLANMNKPGVVDESQLKRLEDSLANAQRDVEGQLRPRLRDMEDQEVAQRRRLLGINTDIDTILGDITNLEDILRAIPKGCYNSPPIEEA, encoded by the exons ATGTGGGGCGAAAGCGGTCTGCAATGCATCAACTGTGAGGGAAACTTTGAAGGCCTCCAATGCGAGCGCTGCAAGGACGGATTTTACCAGCAGACGGGAGAAGTGAACTGCATGCCCTGCGACTGCAACACAATAG GTTCTGTCAGCGCTACGTGTGACAGCGGGGGGCGCTGCAGCTGTAAGGAAGGAGTCACCGGAGACAAATGTAACAGCTGCCCCGACGGACCAATCGGACCAGACGGCTGCCGGCAAAG ACGTCAGACCAGAGAGGCTGCTGGGAGTCAGAGTCCACCGTGTTTCTGTTATGGTCACAGCAGCCGGTGTTCTGCACAGTCCGGTTACTCCGCCTACAACATCACCACCACCTTCGCCGACG gtcCCGATGGTTGGCGGGCGGCGACGGCGCACGGCGTCACCCCCCACGATGTCCACTTTCGCTGGTCACCAAAACACCAGGACCTGGAGGTGATCTCCAAAAACAGCCTGCCGGTTTACCTGTACGCACCAG ctccttaCCTCGGGAACCAGTTGCTAAGTTACGGTCAGAAGTTCATCTTCTCGTTGCGTCTGGACCGCGGCGTTCGACACCCGTCCACCAACGATGTGATCCTGGAAGGAGCCGGCGGCCTGCGGGTCTCCGCCTCGCTGGGTGACCTGCGCTCCATCGTCCCCTGTGGACAGAAGATCACCTACAGCTTCAG ACTGGACGAGCGGCCCGGCAGCAGATGGAGGCCTCAGCTCTCCTCCTTCCAGTTTCAGACGCTCCTCCAGGACATCACCGCCATCAAGATACGAGCCACGTTCGGAGAAAACG GACGCGGTTACCTCGACAACGTGAAGCTGGAGTCGGCTCGGCGGGGGTCCGGCGTCCCTGCCGGCTGGGTGCAGACCTGCACCTGTCCTCGGGGATACGAGGGTGAGTCCTGCGAGCGATGCGCCGCGGGTTTCAGACGTACGACCCCCGCCGACGGAGCCTTCAGCTCCTGCGAGCCCTGCAACTGCAGAGGAGGCAGCTGCGACCCGCAGACCGGAGACTGTTACTCTGCCGACGAGACGCCGGGCGATCGGAGCTGCTCGGAGGGGTTTTACAGAGACCCGCTGCCTCAAGCCTGTGTGAAGTGTCCCTGTCCGGAGGGAGTGTCCTGCTCGCTGCCCGCCGGATCACTGTCGCCCCGCTGTGACCTCTGCCCCCCCGGAACCACCG GCTCTCGCTGTGACGTCTGTGAGGAGGGGTTTTACGGCGACCCCGGGAGGGGCGACAGCGTGCGGCGGCCCTGCAGACCCTGTCAGTGCAACGGACACATCGACGTCAGCGTGGCGGGAAGCTGCGATCGCAACAGCGGCGAGTGTCTGAAGTGTGTGAACAACACGCGGGGACGGAGCTGCGAGACGTGTCGGCCCGGTTTCTACCACAGACGACCGACCGACGCCTGCAAAC CGTGTGACTGCGACGTCGCCGGCTCTGAGTCGCGACAGTGTGATGATTCGGGTCGCTGTCGGTGCAGACCGGGCTTCGAGGGTTCGAGGTGTGAACGGTCCAACTGTCCTGCCTGTTTCAGCCCCATCAAAGTAAAG ATGGAGGCCTACGCCGCCAAACTGCAGGAGTTACAGAGACTGTTCTCAGAGATGGACGGAGGTTTGAAACCGACCAACAGCGCCGAGATGGAGGCGACTCTGAGAGCCATGGATGAGCTGGTGAACGACATGCAGGACAGCACCAAGCAGCTcacag AAATGGAGGAGGATCTGAAGGCTCAGCTGTCGTCCATCAGCCGGAGTCAGCTGACCGTCGGGCAGGACATCCAGAACATGGCCGTCGCCGCGGACGACATCAAACAACGTCAGCAGACGTACAAGACGATGGTGGAGACGGTCCAGACGCTGACGGAGGAGATGAGACGGAAACTGGAGGAGGCGAAGACCAAGCTGCAATCAGCT GAGTTTCCTCTCGGAGATGCTCCGCTGGGTTCAAACTTCCTCTCTTCGTTGGTGCAGACAGCGATGAGCCTCGCCGATAA ACATCAGACGAAGGCGGATGCAGTGGAGCGAAGTGCCAACGAGGCTCTGAGCGACTCAGAGAAGAGTTTGTCTCTGGTCCGAACGCTCATGAACAAAGAGAACAAAGTCAAAGAGCTGATTGGAGATCTGAAAACCAC gtacGACCAAATCTCGGCTCAGGCGAAGGGCTTGGAGAACCAGGCGACCCGTCTTAGCGGCGAGGCCAGAGACGAGAGCAAAATGGCTGACGGCATGCTGAAAGACATCGCCGACATGGAGCGAGACGTCCCGTCACCCCTGAAG GAGGAGTTGGACGCCATGGTGACCAGGTTGGATGGTCTGAAGGAGGCAGTGGATGGGAGCATCCAGGGATACGAGGCGCTGCAGGACAGTGTGCAGCGAGACAAGGCCGCCACTGAGAACCTGCTGGCTAAAGGCAAATCTGCCCAGCAG GAGTTCGACAAGCTGCGGGACAGAGTCGATATCGCCAAGGTGGACACCGAGGGCGCTCTGCAACGCATCACTAACAACATGGGCGAGCTGGAAGACGCCCTCAACACCCTGAAAG gATTCGACCAGCAGATTGACGGCAGCAGGTCTCTGGCTGATGCCGCCATCGAGCGTCTTCCCGCCATCAACGCCACCATCCAGCAGGCCGTCAACAACAACGCAGAGACGCTGTCCGTCTTGGGAGATGTGTCTGATGACTACAACAACGCACTGGGAACAATCAACCTGCTGGAGGACCTGGTCAACAATCTGGAG GGAGCAGTCGGGTCTTTGCCGTCCCACGCTGGTCTCGCGAATGAAGCCACCAAACTGAACCAGGATGCAACAGGTCTGAGGGGGGACGCGGCCACTACAGCTAGAGATCTGGCTTTAGAGCTGGACAACGCCAGGGGGCAGGAGGCTGACGCTCAGGAG gctgctgTCGGAGCGGCTGCAGCTTTCAACAACGCCAGAGACGCCAAAGACGCTGTGGGAAAAACACTACGAGACATCAGCAGCATGCTGGCTAACATGA acAAACCCGGCGTTGTGGACGAGTCGCAACTGAAGCGGCTGGAGGACTCTCTGGCCAACGCTCAGAGGGACGTGGAGGGCCAGCTGAGGCCTCGGCTGAGAGACATGGAGGACCAGGAGGTCGCCCAGCGACGCCGGCTGCTCGGCATCAACACGGACATCGACACCATCCTGGGAGACATCACTAACCTGGAGGACATCCTGAGGGCCATCCCCAAAGGCTGCTACAACAGCCCGCCCATCGAGGAGGCCTGA
- the lamc2 gene encoding laminin subunit gamma-2 isoform X1: MNISSSSWISLFGVLVAACAVQAAFFYNPPCICNGRARYCMWGESGLQCINCEGNFEGLQCERCKDGFYQQTGEVNCMPCDCNTIGSVSATCDSGGRCSCKEGVTGDKCNSCPDGPIGPDGCRQRRQTREAAGSQSPPCFCYGHSSRCSAQSGYSAYNITTTFADGPDGWRAATAHGVTPHDVHFRWSPKHQDLEVISKNSLPVYLYAPAPYLGNQLLSYGQKFIFSLRLDRGVRHPSTNDVILEGAGGLRVSASLGDLRSIVPCGQKITYSFRLDERPGSRWRPQLSSFQFQTLLQDITAIKIRATFGENGRGYLDNVKLESARRGSGVPAGWVQTCTCPRGYEGESCERCAAGFRRTTPADGAFSSCEPCNCRGGSCDPQTGDCYSADETPGDRSCSEGFYRDPLPQACVKCPCPEGVSCSLPAGSLSPRCDLCPPGTTGSRCDVCEEGFYGDPGRGDSVRRPCRPCQCNGHIDVSVAGSCDRNSGECLKCVNNTRGRSCETCRPGFYHRRPTDACKPCDCDVAGSESRQCDDSGRCRCRPGFEGSRCERSNCPACFSPIKVKMEAYAAKLQELQRLFSEMDGGLKPTNSAEMEATLRAMDELVNDMQDSTKQLTEMEEDLKAQLSSISRSQLTVGQDIQNMAVAADDIKQRQQTYKTMVETVQTLTEEMRRKLEEAKTKLQSAEFPLGDAPLGSNFLSSLVQTAMSLADKHQTKADAVERSANEALSDSEKSLSLVRTLMNKENKVKELIGDLKTTYDQISAQAKGLENQATRLSGEARDESKMADGMLKDIADMERDVPSPLKEELDAMVTRLDGLKEAVDGSIQGYEALQDSVQRDKAATENLLAKGKSAQQEFDKLRDRVDIAKVDTEGALQRITNNMGELEDALNTLKGFDQQIDGSRSLADAAIERLPAINATIQQAVNNNAETLSVLGDVSDDYNNALGTINLLEDLVNNLEGAVGSLPSHAGLANEATKLNQDATGLRGDAATTARDLALELDNARGQEADAQEAAVGAAAAFNNARDAKDAVGKTLRDISSMLANMNKPGVVDESQLKRLEDSLANAQRDVEGQLRPRLRDMEDQEVAQRRRLLGINTDIDTILGDITNLEDILRAIPKGCYNSPPIEEA, translated from the exons CACCATGCATATGCAACGGCAGAGCTCGGTACTGCATGTGGGGCGAAAGCGGTCTGCAATGCATCAACTGTGAGGGAAACTTTGAAGGCCTCCAATGCGAGCGCTGCAAGGACGGATTTTACCAGCAGACGGGAGAAGTGAACTGCATGCCCTGCGACTGCAACACAATAG GTTCTGTCAGCGCTACGTGTGACAGCGGGGGGCGCTGCAGCTGTAAGGAAGGAGTCACCGGAGACAAATGTAACAGCTGCCCCGACGGACCAATCGGACCAGACGGCTGCCGGCAAAG ACGTCAGACCAGAGAGGCTGCTGGGAGTCAGAGTCCACCGTGTTTCTGTTATGGTCACAGCAGCCGGTGTTCTGCACAGTCCGGTTACTCCGCCTACAACATCACCACCACCTTCGCCGACG gtcCCGATGGTTGGCGGGCGGCGACGGCGCACGGCGTCACCCCCCACGATGTCCACTTTCGCTGGTCACCAAAACACCAGGACCTGGAGGTGATCTCCAAAAACAGCCTGCCGGTTTACCTGTACGCACCAG ctccttaCCTCGGGAACCAGTTGCTAAGTTACGGTCAGAAGTTCATCTTCTCGTTGCGTCTGGACCGCGGCGTTCGACACCCGTCCACCAACGATGTGATCCTGGAAGGAGCCGGCGGCCTGCGGGTCTCCGCCTCGCTGGGTGACCTGCGCTCCATCGTCCCCTGTGGACAGAAGATCACCTACAGCTTCAG ACTGGACGAGCGGCCCGGCAGCAGATGGAGGCCTCAGCTCTCCTCCTTCCAGTTTCAGACGCTCCTCCAGGACATCACCGCCATCAAGATACGAGCCACGTTCGGAGAAAACG GACGCGGTTACCTCGACAACGTGAAGCTGGAGTCGGCTCGGCGGGGGTCCGGCGTCCCTGCCGGCTGGGTGCAGACCTGCACCTGTCCTCGGGGATACGAGGGTGAGTCCTGCGAGCGATGCGCCGCGGGTTTCAGACGTACGACCCCCGCCGACGGAGCCTTCAGCTCCTGCGAGCCCTGCAACTGCAGAGGAGGCAGCTGCGACCCGCAGACCGGAGACTGTTACTCTGCCGACGAGACGCCGGGCGATCGGAGCTGCTCGGAGGGGTTTTACAGAGACCCGCTGCCTCAAGCCTGTGTGAAGTGTCCCTGTCCGGAGGGAGTGTCCTGCTCGCTGCCCGCCGGATCACTGTCGCCCCGCTGTGACCTCTGCCCCCCCGGAACCACCG GCTCTCGCTGTGACGTCTGTGAGGAGGGGTTTTACGGCGACCCCGGGAGGGGCGACAGCGTGCGGCGGCCCTGCAGACCCTGTCAGTGCAACGGACACATCGACGTCAGCGTGGCGGGAAGCTGCGATCGCAACAGCGGCGAGTGTCTGAAGTGTGTGAACAACACGCGGGGACGGAGCTGCGAGACGTGTCGGCCCGGTTTCTACCACAGACGACCGACCGACGCCTGCAAAC CGTGTGACTGCGACGTCGCCGGCTCTGAGTCGCGACAGTGTGATGATTCGGGTCGCTGTCGGTGCAGACCGGGCTTCGAGGGTTCGAGGTGTGAACGGTCCAACTGTCCTGCCTGTTTCAGCCCCATCAAAGTAAAG ATGGAGGCCTACGCCGCCAAACTGCAGGAGTTACAGAGACTGTTCTCAGAGATGGACGGAGGTTTGAAACCGACCAACAGCGCCGAGATGGAGGCGACTCTGAGAGCCATGGATGAGCTGGTGAACGACATGCAGGACAGCACCAAGCAGCTcacag AAATGGAGGAGGATCTGAAGGCTCAGCTGTCGTCCATCAGCCGGAGTCAGCTGACCGTCGGGCAGGACATCCAGAACATGGCCGTCGCCGCGGACGACATCAAACAACGTCAGCAGACGTACAAGACGATGGTGGAGACGGTCCAGACGCTGACGGAGGAGATGAGACGGAAACTGGAGGAGGCGAAGACCAAGCTGCAATCAGCT GAGTTTCCTCTCGGAGATGCTCCGCTGGGTTCAAACTTCCTCTCTTCGTTGGTGCAGACAGCGATGAGCCTCGCCGATAA ACATCAGACGAAGGCGGATGCAGTGGAGCGAAGTGCCAACGAGGCTCTGAGCGACTCAGAGAAGAGTTTGTCTCTGGTCCGAACGCTCATGAACAAAGAGAACAAAGTCAAAGAGCTGATTGGAGATCTGAAAACCAC gtacGACCAAATCTCGGCTCAGGCGAAGGGCTTGGAGAACCAGGCGACCCGTCTTAGCGGCGAGGCCAGAGACGAGAGCAAAATGGCTGACGGCATGCTGAAAGACATCGCCGACATGGAGCGAGACGTCCCGTCACCCCTGAAG GAGGAGTTGGACGCCATGGTGACCAGGTTGGATGGTCTGAAGGAGGCAGTGGATGGGAGCATCCAGGGATACGAGGCGCTGCAGGACAGTGTGCAGCGAGACAAGGCCGCCACTGAGAACCTGCTGGCTAAAGGCAAATCTGCCCAGCAG GAGTTCGACAAGCTGCGGGACAGAGTCGATATCGCCAAGGTGGACACCGAGGGCGCTCTGCAACGCATCACTAACAACATGGGCGAGCTGGAAGACGCCCTCAACACCCTGAAAG gATTCGACCAGCAGATTGACGGCAGCAGGTCTCTGGCTGATGCCGCCATCGAGCGTCTTCCCGCCATCAACGCCACCATCCAGCAGGCCGTCAACAACAACGCAGAGACGCTGTCCGTCTTGGGAGATGTGTCTGATGACTACAACAACGCACTGGGAACAATCAACCTGCTGGAGGACCTGGTCAACAATCTGGAG GGAGCAGTCGGGTCTTTGCCGTCCCACGCTGGTCTCGCGAATGAAGCCACCAAACTGAACCAGGATGCAACAGGTCTGAGGGGGGACGCGGCCACTACAGCTAGAGATCTGGCTTTAGAGCTGGACAACGCCAGGGGGCAGGAGGCTGACGCTCAGGAG gctgctgTCGGAGCGGCTGCAGCTTTCAACAACGCCAGAGACGCCAAAGACGCTGTGGGAAAAACACTACGAGACATCAGCAGCATGCTGGCTAACATGA acAAACCCGGCGTTGTGGACGAGTCGCAACTGAAGCGGCTGGAGGACTCTCTGGCCAACGCTCAGAGGGACGTGGAGGGCCAGCTGAGGCCTCGGCTGAGAGACATGGAGGACCAGGAGGTCGCCCAGCGACGCCGGCTGCTCGGCATCAACACGGACATCGACACCATCCTGGGAGACATCACTAACCTGGAGGACATCCTGAGGGCCATCCCCAAAGGCTGCTACAACAGCCCGCCCATCGAGGAGGCCTGA
- the nmnat2 gene encoding nicotinamide/nicotinic acid mononucleotide adenylyltransferase 2 has product MTENTKTHVILLSCGSFNPITKGHIHMFEKAREYLHKTGRFIVIGGIISPVHDSYGKPGLVPSKHRLTMCQLAVQSSDWIRVDPWECYQDTWQTTCSVLEHHRDLMKRVTGCILSNVNTPSTTPVIGQPQNQTPPIYQNHNNMNHKPTAIKLWGKLSESLGRICCVRPRVERFTFVDENANLGTAVRYEEIELRILLLCGSDLLESFCIPGLWKDSDMQVIVGDFGIVVVPRDGADTERIMNHSSILRKYKDNIVVVKDDMHHPMSIVSSTKSRLALQHGDGHVVDYLSQPVIDYILQSQLYINASG; this is encoded by the exons aaaAAGCCAGAGAATATCTGCATAAAACAGGGCGTTTCATTGTGATCGGAGGAATCATCTCACCGGTCCACGACTCCTACGGGAAACCT ggtcTGGTGCCCAGCAAACATCGTCTCACCATGTGTCAGCTGGCCGTCCAGTCCTCTGATTGGATCAG GGTGGACCCCTGGGAGTGTTACCAGGACACCTGGCAGACCACCTGCAGCGTGCTGGAGCATCACCGTGACCTCATGAAG agaGTCACCGGCTGTATCCTGTCCAACGTCAACACGCCGTCAACAACTCCTGTGATTGGTCAGCCACAGAACCAGACTCCACCCATCTACCAGAACCACAACAACATGAATCACAAGCCCACAGCCA tcAAACTGTGGGGGAAGCTCAGTGAGAGTTTGGGAAGGATCTGCTGCGTCCGTCCGCGTGTCGAACGCTTCACCTTCGTAG ATGAAAACGCCAACCTGGGGACCGCAGTGAGATACGAGGAGATCG AGTTGCGCATCTTGCTCCTGTGTGGCAGTGATCTCCTGGAGTCCTTCTGCATCCCTGGCCTGTGGAAGGACAGTGAT ATGCAGGTGATCGTGGGAGATTTTGGGATCGTGGTGGTTCCTCGTGACGGCGCCGACACAGAGAGGATCATGAATCACTCGTCCATCCTCCGCAAGTACAAG GACAACATTGTTGTGGTGAAAGACGATATGCATCACCCCATGTCCATCGTCAGCTCCACTAAGAGCAG actGGCCCTGCAGCACGGCGACGGCCATGTCGTGGACTACCTGAGTCAGCCGGTCATCGACTACATTCTGCAGAGTCAGCTGTACATCAACGCCTCAGGATAG